In Mycobacterium stomatepiae, the following are encoded in one genomic region:
- a CDS encoding TetR/AcrR family transcriptional regulator — protein MFTGAVKAERTARSERSTGTREAILSAAEWLIAERGMYAVSNRQISEAAGQGNNAAACYHFGTRTELLRAIESKHREPIEELRAQMLDDIGDSTELRDWVSTLVRPLTDHLAALGTPSWYARFAAQAMADPTYHHVVTKDALMSPRLVQTIEGITRCLPDLPKRVRSERIVMVRNLLMHTCAEHEGALAEHGPRSRSSWLVAGEGLIDAIVGLWCAPVHVSAAGD, from the coding sequence GTGTTCACTGGGGCGGTGAAAGCCGAGCGGACTGCGCGCTCCGAGAGGTCGACGGGTACCCGAGAAGCGATCCTGTCCGCCGCCGAGTGGCTAATTGCCGAACGCGGAATGTACGCCGTGTCCAACCGGCAGATCAGCGAGGCAGCCGGGCAGGGTAACAACGCCGCGGCGTGCTACCACTTCGGTACCCGGACCGAATTGTTGCGCGCGATCGAGAGCAAGCATCGGGAGCCGATCGAAGAACTCCGGGCGCAGATGTTGGACGACATCGGCGATTCGACCGAGCTGCGAGACTGGGTGAGCACCCTGGTGCGGCCCCTCACCGATCATCTGGCCGCACTGGGCACGCCCAGCTGGTACGCCCGATTCGCGGCCCAGGCGATGGCCGACCCCACCTATCACCACGTCGTCACCAAGGACGCCCTGATGTCACCGCGGCTGGTACAGACGATCGAGGGCATCACCCGATGCCTGCCCGACCTGCCCAAGCGAGTGCGCTCCGAGCGGATCGTGATGGTCCGAAATCTGCTGATGCATACCTGCGCCGAGCACGAGGGCGCGCTGGCCGAGCACGGGCCACGATCGCGTTCCAGTTGGCTGGTCGCCGGCGAGGGATTGATCGACGCGATCGTCGGATTGTGGTGCGCGCCGGTTCATGTGAGTGCGGCGGGCGACTGA